ATCGGCGCGGTTACGCAGGAATCCCGTCAGGTGACGGGCTTTTCGCCGGTGATCGGCGCGGTCACGCGGGATCCCTCCGGGTGGCTCGGGTGAAGAGGGCGGTCAGTTCGGCCGCGTAGGCGTGCGGGTCCAGGTCGGGGCGGGTGGCGGCGGCGTCGATCGCGGCGCGCACGGTGGCCGCCATGACGACCGGGTCGAACTGGCGGAACTCACCCGCCTCCTGGCCCTCCCGGAACATCGCGGCCAACCGGGACTCCGGGTCGTCGACCTCCTCCGGGCGCACCAGCGGGGCGCCGTCGTCGGTGCGCGCGCTCGTCGCGATCTCCAGGTAGGCCCGGATGGCGGCCGGCCGCTCGGCGAAGAACTCCAGGTTCGACTCGATGTACGTCGCCAGGAGCTCGGAACGGTCGCCGGTGACCGCCCGGAGCCGCTTGCCCATGAAGTCGGCGGCCTCGGCGAAGACGGCGGTGACGACGGCACGGACCAGGTCGGCCTTGTCGTCGAAGTGATACGAGATCAGGCGGGTGCTGCTGATCCCGGCCCGCTTGGCGATCCGGGCGAAGGAGGCGTTGCCATAACCCAGCTCGGCGATGGTCTCGATCGCGGCGGTGACGATCTGGGCCCGCCGGGCACCGGCCGCCACCGACTCGTTTACTCGCATGAGTAAATTTTTACTCGCATGAGTAATCCCCGTCAACCCCCTCCGCTTGCGAGAGCACTGCTCTTGACAGGGAGCATCGATCCGGGTTCACTGTTAACAACAGAGAGCACTGCTCTCGGAAACGTCGGGAGGGCGACATGCGATACCTGGCACCGAAGCGGGCGTCGAACCTGTTCAACGACTTCGCCAAGTGGCTGACGGCGCACGGCGTGAGCCTGATGGGCAGCCGGGTGCTGGCGGTCCGCGGGCGCAAGAGCGGCGAGGTGCGGACGACGGTCGTCAACGTGTTCGACCACGAGGGGCAGCGCTATCTGCTGGCGCCGCGCGGGCACACCCAGTGGGTGCGGAACCTGCGGGCGGCCGGGGCCGGCGAGCTGCGGCTCGGGCGGCGGCGGCAGGCCTTCACGCCGATCGAGATGGCGGACGCGGAGAAGCCCGAGTTGATCCGGCTCTATCTGCGCAAGTGGGCCTGGGAGACCGGAGCGTTCTTCGACGGGCTGAAGGCGGACTCGCCGGAGGCCGACATCGCGGCGGCGGCGCCCGGCTTCCCGGTCTTCAAGATCGTGCCCAACTGAGCGCCGGCGGGCACACCGGCCTCGCCGGTTCAGCAGACGGCGCTGACCTTGCCGTCGTTCCAGTGCCAGATGGTGCCGTGCTGGAAGTGCTGGTAACGGCCCCGGCGATCCGGGGTGGCCGACTCGTCGTCGATGGGGTATCCGATGCAGCCGGTCTCGCCACGGTTGCCCTGCCAGAGGTCGAGGATGTGCCCGGAGACGGCGTGCGCGCCGGTCGCCTGGGACCAGTAGATCGAGCCGCCGTCGAACTGCTGCATCCGGCCGCCGCCGGCCGCTGCCTGCTCGATGCCGAGCGGGCAGCCGAGGCGGCCCTTGTCCGCGCCGAAACTCACGAACTTCGCCAGGATGCCGCCGTGCACCCGGAGCCGGCAGTAGGTCGCGCTCTTGTCCGAGGACTTGCTCTCGTCGGCGTGCGCGGCTCCCGCGGTCACGCACAGCGCGGCGGTAAGGCCCAGCGTGACGGCTGTCAGTGCTCCGAGTTTCATGGCAGTCCAGACCGTTCGAGGGTGGTTACTTGACCTTCGTACCATTTGCGACTTGCACAAGTGCACGTTTCGCCCCGTGATCATCCAGCTCATCGCGGGGTGGGGCACATGTTCCGTAACCACCGGATTCAGCCCGGCGGTCGCCGGGCGGCCCGGTGGCCGGCGGACCTCGCGGGTGGCCACGGGACGGGGTGGGTGCGGTTGGGGGCGGGCCAGGGCGTACCGAAGGAGGATCCTGCTGGGTGATCACCGTGAGCGTCGGCTTGGTTTTGCCGACTAGCATGGCCCGGTGCTTGCCCCGGGGATTGTGCTCAACGACCGCTATCAGCTGACGCAACGCATCGCGGCCGGTGGGATGGGCGAGGTGTGGCGCGGCGGGGACCTGCTGCTGCATCGCGAGGTCGCGGTGAAGGTGCTGCTTCCGGCGCTGATGAACGACGACGCGTTCATCACCCGGTTCCGGTCCGAGGCGCGGATGATGGCGCAGCTGCGGCACCCGGGGATCGTGCAGGTCTACGACTACGGCGAGAACGCGGTGGTCGACGGGGAGCGGTTCGACTACCTGGTGATGGAGTACATCGACGGGACGTCGCTGTCGAAGAAGATCCAGCAGGCCGGGCGGCTGAGCCCGGCCGAGACCATGTCGATCATGGCGGGGATGGCGGACGCGCTGCACGCGGCGCACCAGTCCGGGATCATCCACCGGGACGTGAAGCCGAGCAATCTGCTGGTCCGGCCCGGCGGGGCGATCGTGCTGGTCGACTTCGGGATCGCGCGGTCGGTCGGGATCAGCGGGATCACCAGCACGAACGTGGTGATGGGGTCGGCGCACTACATGGCACCGGAGCAGGCGGAGGGGTTGCCGGTCACGGCGGCTACCGATGTCTATGCGCTGGGGGCGGTGGCGTTCGCGTGTCTGACCGGGCGGCCGCCCTATGTCGGTGACAACCCGCTGGCGGTGCTGGCGCAGCTGGTGCACGGGCAGCCGCCGGTGCTTCCGCCCGACGTGCCGCCGGCGGTGGCGCAGGTGGTGTTGCGGGCGCTGGCCAAGAATCCGGCGCAGCGGTTTGCCAGCGGGGCGGCGCTGGCGGATGCGGCTCGGGGGCGGGGCGGCCCGGGGCCGGTCCTGGCGGGTGGGGGACGCAGACTGTTCAGCGGCAGGTTTCGGCACCCACTTTTCCGACATTTCCGATTCAGCCGGGGCCGGGGGCTGGTGGGGGCTTTCGGCCTGGGACGGCGTCTGTCGGGGGTCAGCCCGGGGCGGGTGCACCCGCGGGCGGCTATTCAGGGACCGGCACACCCGACTATTCCGGGGCTCCTGCTGCTGGCTATTCCGGGGCGGCCACACCTGGCTATTCCGCGGCGGTCACACCCGGCTATTCCGGGGCGGGGGCCGGCGTCGGCGGGACCGGGGCGGGCTCCGGCGGGGGCAAGTCGGGCAAGTCGCGAAATTTGGCGATGATCGGTGGCGCGGTGGCGCTGATCGTCCTCGGGGTCGGGATCATGCTGGCGACCCGGCCGGACAAGAGCCAGGCGGACCTGCCGGGCCCGAACACCGGGGCGAACCAGGCACCGATCGGCACCGACCAGCAGGCGCTGCCCGGACAGACCGACGACGTGCAGCCGGCACCGACCCAGACCCGCAAGGGCGGCAAACGCGACAAGGGCCAGAATCCGAAACCGGGCGGTTCCTCGCCGGTCGGCCCGTCGTCGCCGGAGACGTCGCAGGTCCCGTCGCAGGACCCGGCCTCGGCCGAGCCGGACGAGACCGAGGAGCCGAACAAGTACACCCCCACCGAGGTCTGCGGCAACGACTTCTCGGTGACCGACCAGCACAACCTCAAGTCCGCCGCGGGCGTGGTGAAAGGCAAGA
Above is a genomic segment from Actinoplanes ianthinogenes containing:
- a CDS encoding TetR/AcrR family transcriptional regulator; translated protein: MRVNESVAAGARRAQIVTAAIETIAELGYGNASFARIAKRAGISSTRLISYHFDDKADLVRAVVTAVFAEAADFMGKRLRAVTGDRSELLATYIESNLEFFAERPAAIRAYLEIATSARTDDGAPLVRPEEVDDPESRLAAMFREGQEAGEFRQFDPVVMAATVRAAIDAAATRPDLDPHAYAAELTALFTRATRRDPA
- a CDS encoding nitroreductase family deazaflavin-dependent oxidoreductase; this translates as MRYLAPKRASNLFNDFAKWLTAHGVSLMGSRVLAVRGRKSGEVRTTVVNVFDHEGQRYLLAPRGHTQWVRNLRAAGAGELRLGRRRQAFTPIEMADAEKPELIRLYLRKWAWETGAFFDGLKADSPEADIAAAAPGFPVFKIVPN
- a CDS encoding LGFP repeat-containing protein, which encodes MKLGALTAVTLGLTAALCVTAGAAHADESKSSDKSATYCRLRVHGGILAKFVSFGADKGRLGCPLGIEQAAAGGGRMQQFDGGSIYWSQATGAHAVSGHILDLWQGNRGETGCIGYPIDDESATPDRRGRYQHFQHGTIWHWNDGKVSAVC
- a CDS encoding serine/threonine-protein kinase; translated protein: MLAPGIVLNDRYQLTQRIAAGGMGEVWRGGDLLLHREVAVKVLLPALMNDDAFITRFRSEARMMAQLRHPGIVQVYDYGENAVVDGERFDYLVMEYIDGTSLSKKIQQAGRLSPAETMSIMAGMADALHAAHQSGIIHRDVKPSNLLVRPGGAIVLVDFGIARSVGISGITSTNVVMGSAHYMAPEQAEGLPVTAATDVYALGAVAFACLTGRPPYVGDNPLAVLAQLVHGQPPVLPPDVPPAVAQVVLRALAKNPAQRFASGAALADAARGRGGPGPVLAGGGRRLFSGRFRHPLFRHFRFSRGRGLVGAFGLGRRLSGVSPGRVHPRAAIQGPAHPTIPGLLLLAIPGRPHLAIPRRSHPAIPGRGPASAGPGRAPAGASRASREIWR